In Rutidosis leptorrhynchoides isolate AG116_Rl617_1_P2 chromosome 2, CSIRO_AGI_Rlap_v1, whole genome shotgun sequence, one genomic interval encodes:
- the LOC139891779 gene encoding chaperone protein dnaJ 49-like: protein MDGNKDEAVKCVGIAKEAIASGNKARAIKFIGMAQRLNHNLCVDDLLAACKDLDSANHTASNGRTHVSSTPGNAKPVNGMNGEPSYTEEHVELVRKIKRNTDYYEILGIGKSCSVEEVKKAYRKLSLKVHPDKNKAPGSEEAFKKVGKAFKCLSDEGSRRQYDQTGVAEGDEYSQQFNAMRRRRRTGHNMFEDEFDADEIFRSFFSQGDMFRTANMYRTRRAAAGGQTREDTGSGTGPNMILLLQLLPFLIIVLLACLPFSEPEYSLQRNYTYQFSQVTKEYGVEFYVKSPDFDQKYPVGTPSRSNIESNVIKDYKNMLWRYCHVELQRRSWSRNVPTPHCDKLESLGLA, encoded by the coding sequence ATGGATGGTAATAAAGATGAGGCGGTTAAATGTGTTGGCATTGCAAAAGAGGCTATTGCATCTGGAAACAAGGCACGTGCTATCAAGTTTATTGGCATGGCACAACGGTTGAATCACAATTTATGTGTGGATGATCTGTTAGCAGCATGTAAAGATCTTGATTCTGCAAATCATACTGCGTCTAATGGTAGAACTCATGTGTCAAGTACTCCTGGGAATGCTAAACCGGTTAATGGTATGAATGGGGAGCCTAGTTATACTGAGGAGCATGTTGAATTGGTTCGTAAAATTAAAAGAAACactgattattatgagattttgggcaTTGGTAAAAGTTGTTCGGTTGAGGAAGTTAAAAAGGCGTACAGGAAGTTATCGTTGAAGGTTCATCCTGACAAAAACAAAGCCCCTGGATCTGAAGAGGCTTTTAAGAAAGTTGGTAAAGCATTCAAGTGTTTAAGTGATGAAGGGTCTAGAAGACAGTATGATCAAACAGGTGTGGCTGAGGGAGACGAGTACAGTCAGCAGTTTAATGCTATGAgacgaagaagaagaacaggacacAATATGTTTGAAGATGAGTTTGATGCTGACGAGATCTTTAGATCATTTTTTAGTCAAGGTGATATGTTTCGTACGGCTAATATGTACAGAACCAGAAGGGCAGCTGCGGGTGGTCAGACAAGGGAGGATACTGGGAGTGGGACCGGGCCTAATATGATACTGCTGCTTCAGTTGTTACCGTTTTTGATAATCGTATTGCTTGCTTGTCTTCCGTTTTCAGAGCCGGAATATTCATTGCAAAGGAACTATACTTATCAGTTCTCGCAGGTGACTAAGGAATATGGAGTGGAATTTTATGTGAAATCACCCGATTTTGATCAGAAATATCCGGTTGGTACGCCATCAAGGAGTAACATTGAGAGTAATGTTATTAAAGACTACAAAAATATGCTCTGGCGTTATTGTCATGTTGAACTCCAGAGGCGTTCATGGAGCAGAAATGTGCCAACTCCGCATTGCGACAAGCTTGAAAGCTTAGGATTAGCATGA